Proteins found in one Promicromonospora sukumoe genomic segment:
- a CDS encoding AfsR/SARP family transcriptional regulator, with product MDDGQRPAVTVAVLGPFAVAVDGAEVHLPGRLRALLAGLAVAAGAPVPVERLVEVVWGEDLPVSPQRSLQVLVSRLRSVVGDDAVETVPGGYRLAVPAGQVDVASFAALVAAQVDPARPDDAAQADDAPPPGDPAPSDDAASPNDPTPSDPARPERQRLRDALALWRGAPFEGVGSVVLHAVDGPRLDEQRLTALARRIEIDLSALDDGAPDDRARDDGAPDGSPEATTDALVAELRELTDRYPLQERFWGQLLTALVAAGRRAEALDAYARLDRTLADELGIGPGEALRRQHRAILAGSDTRAGAATATSPATSPATGTANGPATSPTTGTANGPATTTATSGDTTDQPGWVPRQLPLGPLAFSGRADALAALDTLLADDAAPRVVVLDGAGGVGKTTTALHWAHRVAGRFPDGQLYANLRGFDPASAPVPAGQVVRAFLEALGVAKGRVPATEDARLALYRSVVAGRRLLVVLDNARDADQVAPLLPGPGAGPAVTVVTSRATLSGLTARDARRVPLGTLTPAEGAALLALRVGAGRAAAEPDAVRRIVERCAGLPLAVVIAAARVLARPAFPLSAVADELTDGGARLDALGDDDAMADVRSVFATSYRALTPDGARMFRLLGVHPGPDVSRDAAVALFDGPDDGAAPDHTGTALSELVRVSLVTEHSPGRYAMHDLVAEYAGERARQDEPRAAREAAVRRVTAWYLGVALEMDRRRWPARVRQEFVRDPGPVRVPEQEPTDWFRAERTVLLAVVEAARAQGLTGEVLSLVWALYSTLSHRAELRDALWTVLVAARDVAVEVGDRRAEVWCTRYLAALAADAGRAAECEALRRRTIGLAAELGDIKVLQMAHQGYAGDLVRWGRHADAVRQAEQALVQGRRTGEPYYEAHSLNILAWALAHDGDLGRALPLAEQALALLNDDDNPTTRAVVWDTLGFVHTALGDLERAIGCYQEAVVRFREFDMRQDLVAAERRMAALLGDVGRWAEARAAWQDCLDQHLELGLADVPAIRAELARAAALAKQH from the coding sequence ATGGACGACGGGCAGCGGCCCGCGGTCACGGTCGCCGTGCTGGGGCCGTTCGCCGTCGCGGTGGACGGCGCGGAGGTGCACCTGCCGGGCCGCCTGCGCGCGCTGCTGGCGGGACTCGCCGTCGCCGCGGGCGCCCCGGTGCCGGTGGAGCGCCTGGTCGAGGTGGTGTGGGGCGAGGACCTGCCGGTCTCCCCGCAGCGGTCGCTCCAGGTGCTGGTCAGCAGGCTGAGGTCCGTCGTCGGCGACGACGCCGTCGAGACCGTCCCGGGCGGGTACCGGCTGGCGGTCCCGGCGGGGCAGGTCGACGTCGCGTCGTTCGCGGCGCTGGTCGCGGCCCAGGTCGATCCGGCCCGGCCCGACGACGCAGCCCAGGCCGACGACGCACCCCCGCCCGGCGATCCAGCCCCGTCCGACGACGCGGCCTCGCCCAACGACCCAACACCCTCCGACCCGGCCCGACCCGAACGACAGCGCCTCCGCGACGCCCTGGCGCTGTGGCGCGGCGCGCCGTTCGAGGGCGTCGGGTCGGTGGTGCTGCACGCGGTCGACGGCCCGCGCCTGGACGAGCAGCGTCTGACGGCGCTCGCCCGGCGCATCGAGATCGACCTGTCAGCCCTGGACGACGGGGCACCGGACGACCGGGCACGGGACGACGGAGCGCCGGACGGCAGCCCCGAGGCGACGACCGACGCCCTCGTCGCCGAGCTCCGCGAGCTCACCGACCGGTACCCCCTGCAGGAGCGGTTCTGGGGCCAGCTCCTGACGGCGCTCGTCGCCGCCGGACGACGTGCCGAGGCGCTCGACGCCTACGCCCGGCTCGACCGGACCCTCGCCGACGAGCTGGGCATCGGCCCCGGGGAGGCGCTGCGCCGGCAGCACCGTGCGATCCTCGCGGGCTCCGACACCCGCGCGGGCGCCGCCACAGCAACCAGCCCAGCAACCAGCCCAGCGACCGGCACAGCAAACGGCCCAGCAACCAGCCCAACGACCGGCACAGCGAACGGCCCAGCAACCACCACCGCGACCAGCGGAGACACCACCGACCAGCCCGGCTGGGTCCCCCGCCAGCTCCCGCTGGGCCCCCTCGCCTTCAGCGGTCGCGCGGACGCCCTCGCCGCGCTCGACACACTCCTGGCCGACGACGCCGCGCCCCGGGTCGTAGTGCTCGACGGCGCGGGCGGCGTCGGCAAGACGACGACGGCCCTGCACTGGGCGCACCGTGTGGCCGGACGGTTCCCCGACGGGCAGCTCTACGCGAACCTGCGGGGTTTCGACCCGGCGTCGGCCCCGGTGCCGGCGGGCCAGGTGGTGCGGGCGTTCCTGGAGGCGCTCGGGGTGGCCAAGGGCCGCGTCCCGGCGACGGAGGACGCCCGGCTCGCGCTGTACCGCAGCGTCGTCGCCGGACGGCGGCTGCTCGTCGTGCTCGACAACGCCCGCGACGCCGACCAGGTGGCGCCGCTCCTGCCCGGCCCCGGCGCCGGCCCGGCCGTCACCGTGGTGACCAGCCGCGCCACCCTGTCCGGCCTGACGGCGCGGGACGCGCGCCGGGTCCCGCTCGGCACCCTGACGCCCGCCGAGGGTGCCGCCCTGCTGGCGCTGCGGGTCGGCGCCGGGCGGGCCGCGGCCGAGCCGGACGCCGTCCGCCGGATCGTGGAGCGCTGCGCGGGGCTGCCGCTCGCGGTCGTGATCGCCGCGGCCCGGGTGCTGGCCCGGCCCGCGTTCCCCCTGTCCGCCGTAGCGGACGAGCTGACCGACGGCGGCGCCCGGCTCGACGCGCTGGGCGACGACGACGCGATGGCGGACGTCCGCAGCGTGTTCGCGACGTCGTACCGCGCCCTGACGCCGGACGGCGCCCGGATGTTCCGGCTGCTCGGCGTGCACCCCGGCCCGGACGTGTCGCGGGACGCGGCCGTCGCCCTCTTCGACGGTCCGGACGACGGCGCCGCACCAGACCACACAGGCACCGCCCTGTCAGAGCTCGTCCGCGTCAGCCTCGTGACGGAGCACTCCCCCGGCCGGTACGCGATGCACGACCTCGTCGCCGAGTACGCCGGGGAGCGGGCCCGCCAGGACGAGCCGCGGGCGGCCCGCGAGGCCGCCGTCCGGCGGGTCACGGCCTGGTACCTGGGCGTGGCCCTGGAGATGGACCGCCGCAGGTGGCCCGCGCGCGTGCGGCAGGAGTTCGTCCGGGACCCGGGCCCGGTCCGGGTGCCCGAGCAGGAGCCCACCGACTGGTTCCGGGCCGAGCGGACGGTGCTGCTCGCCGTCGTCGAGGCCGCCCGCGCCCAGGGGCTGACCGGCGAGGTGCTGTCCCTGGTCTGGGCGCTCTACAGCACGCTGTCCCACCGCGCCGAGCTGCGCGACGCGCTGTGGACCGTGCTGGTCGCGGCGCGCGACGTCGCCGTCGAGGTCGGCGACCGCCGGGCCGAGGTGTGGTGCACCCGCTACCTCGCGGCCCTGGCCGCGGACGCCGGGCGCGCGGCGGAGTGCGAGGCCCTGCGCCGGCGCACGATCGGCCTCGCCGCGGAGCTGGGCGACATCAAGGTGCTCCAGATGGCGCACCAGGGCTACGCCGGCGACCTGGTCCGGTGGGGCCGGCACGCCGACGCGGTGCGCCAGGCCGAGCAGGCCCTCGTGCAGGGGCGCCGCACCGGCGAGCCGTACTACGAGGCCCACTCGCTGAACATCCTGGCGTGGGCGCTGGCGCACGACGGCGACCTCGGCCGGGCGCTGCCGCTCGCCGAGCAGGCCCTGGCGCTGCTGAACGACGACGACAACCCGACCACGCGAGCCGTCGTCTGGGACACGCTGGGCTTCGTGCACACGGCGCTCGGCGACCTGGAGCGCGCGATCGGCTGCTACCA
- a CDS encoding response regulator transcription factor, which translates to MTTVVLADDEALLRKALAALLPLEGDITVLAEAEDGATAVDATLLHRPDVLVIDLEMPGVDGLGAVEQIRAAQPDQVILMLTRHARPGVLRKALRLGVQGFVSKSAEPAHITTVIAALHEGKRWIDPDVSALAVIDDCPLTEREVDVLRVTSKGYSVAEIAAQLHLAEGTVRNYLSNAMQKTQTRTRHEAARYAREHDWL; encoded by the coding sequence ATGACCACGGTGGTACTGGCCGACGACGAGGCACTGCTGCGCAAGGCGCTGGCCGCGCTGCTGCCGCTGGAGGGCGACATCACGGTCCTCGCCGAGGCGGAGGACGGCGCCACGGCCGTCGACGCCACGCTCCTGCACCGGCCCGACGTGCTCGTGATCGACCTGGAGATGCCCGGGGTGGACGGGCTGGGCGCCGTCGAGCAGATCCGCGCCGCGCAACCGGACCAGGTGATCCTCATGCTCACCCGCCACGCCCGGCCCGGCGTGCTGCGCAAGGCGCTGCGGCTCGGCGTGCAGGGCTTCGTCAGCAAGTCGGCGGAGCCCGCGCACATCACGACGGTCATCGCGGCGCTGCACGAGGGCAAGCGGTGGATCGACCCGGACGTCTCCGCGCTGGCCGTCATCGACGACTGCCCGCTGACCGAGCGAGAGGTCGACGTGCTGCGGGTGACCAGCAAGGGCTACTCCGTCGCCGAGATCGCCGCCCAGCTCCACCTCGCGGAGGGCACTGTGCGCAACTACCTGTCCAACGCGATGCAGAAGACCCAGACCCGGACCCGCCACGAGGCGGCCCGCTACGCCCGCGAGCACGACTGGCTGTAG
- a CDS encoding ArsR/SmtB family transcription factor — protein MLRIHFTSQDLLRVRLASGPDPLWEAVLSAHQAHQPGGPPVFREWRSRVVPALTSEARAYLRITRPRDGLRPPTGTPTSTSTGTSTSTSTRLGAAAQAYHDQALAPFWPAIRCAVEADVAAHARTLTSGGTAALLSGLHRSVVWRDPVLSVATAADGDIYLEGRGLTLQPAFFCGQAPFAPSDPELAPVLVYPVPHRSAWLRQPGAGRHDRALAALLGRTRAAALSALAHGASTSELARHIGVSAPSASEHASVLRDAGLIASRRERNSVWHTLTPLGRAVLDSGGVDQRVPAAVS, from the coding sequence ATGCTACGGATCCACTTCACCTCGCAGGACCTGCTGCGCGTGCGGCTCGCGTCCGGCCCCGACCCGCTGTGGGAGGCGGTGCTCAGCGCGCACCAGGCGCACCAGCCGGGCGGCCCGCCGGTGTTCCGGGAGTGGCGCTCGCGGGTGGTGCCGGCGCTGACCTCGGAGGCGCGGGCCTACCTGCGGATCACGCGGCCCCGGGACGGCCTCCGCCCGCCCACCGGCACGCCCACCAGCACGTCCACTGGTACGTCCACCAGCACGTCCACCCGGCTGGGCGCGGCGGCCCAGGCCTACCACGACCAGGCGCTCGCCCCCTTCTGGCCCGCGATCCGGTGTGCCGTCGAGGCCGACGTCGCCGCGCACGCGCGCACCCTGACCAGCGGCGGCACGGCGGCCCTGCTGTCCGGGCTGCACCGGTCCGTGGTCTGGCGGGACCCGGTGCTGAGCGTCGCGACCGCGGCTGACGGGGACATCTACCTGGAGGGCCGGGGCCTCACGCTGCAGCCGGCGTTCTTCTGCGGGCAGGCCCCGTTCGCGCCGTCGGACCCGGAGCTCGCGCCCGTGCTCGTGTACCCGGTGCCGCACCGCTCGGCCTGGCTGCGGCAGCCCGGCGCCGGCCGGCACGACCGCGCGCTGGCCGCGCTGCTCGGCCGGACGCGCGCCGCCGCCCTGTCGGCGCTGGCCCACGGCGCCAGCACGAGCGAGCTGGCCCGGCACATCGGTGTGTCCGCGCCGTCGGCGTCCGAGCACGCGTCCGTGCTGCGCGACGCCGGCCTGATCGCCTCCCGGCGGGAGCGCAACAGCGTATGGCACACGCTGACGCCGCTCGGCCGGGCGGTGCTCGACAGCGGCGGCGTGGATCAGCGCGTGCCGGCCGCGGTGTCGTAG
- a CDS encoding AfsR/SARP family transcriptional regulator: MSRVGGTSPVSVRLLGPFAVTLDGTPVALTPRLRALLAVLALDVGRPVPTDRIAAAVWGEERPADPRKAVQVLVTRLRTALGADVVRTTSGGYQLDVPASAVDVARFEADLAASAAADPAEEYRLLRRSLGHWRGAPFEAVGSDLLVTADRPRLMEQALCAVERGADLALAGHAPDLGELAAGLRELVALHPLREGLWVRLMAVLDRTGRRADALAAYQDLYRVLRDELGTPPGEEARAAHQRLLARPSDSTAADGAAADDTAADSTAPDNRTPDGSAPNTTAPAGTTPRPPSMLPPPDGAFRGRAEALSTLDALLADAPRIAVVDGPGGIGKTTTVLHWAHRVPDRFPDGTLYVNLRGFFPTNTPLAPAVAVRQFLDALGVPPGRIPDDADAQAALYRSVLADRRVLVVLDNARDVEQVRPLLPGGRHCVVVVTSRNRLGGLVAVEGAARLALGTLPPTEAEDVLAARLGSGQVGAARLATEPAAARELLALCGGLPLAHVIVAERAAGRPGAPLAALVAELHRHDSRIAALSADGDRAARSVFSWSYRALGQDAAAVFRLLGLHPGPYLTVPSVAALAAIPEQRARAAVGELERASLLIELAPGQFTMHELLMDYANELVSADPPEESGPAVVRMLDHYLGTARAAEARAEAGAGTGSGLSDDEAPVLVGMVRRAAATGNHEHTWRIARCLRAHLWERRQVTTLLETESLALSALETLGRVPEQAGSRRWIARALGQPDDADDDAYDTAAGTR, from the coding sequence ATGTCACGTGTCGGCGGCACGAGCCCCGTGTCGGTGCGCCTGCTCGGCCCGTTCGCCGTGACGCTCGACGGCACTCCCGTGGCCCTCACCCCGCGCCTGCGCGCGCTGCTCGCGGTGCTGGCACTCGACGTCGGGCGGCCGGTGCCCACGGACCGGATCGCCGCGGCGGTCTGGGGCGAGGAGCGCCCCGCCGACCCGCGCAAGGCCGTCCAGGTGCTGGTCACGCGGCTGCGCACGGCGCTCGGCGCCGACGTCGTCCGCACCACCTCCGGCGGCTACCAGCTCGACGTGCCGGCGTCCGCCGTCGACGTGGCCCGGTTCGAGGCAGATCTGGCCGCGAGCGCCGCCGCGGACCCGGCCGAGGAGTACCGGCTCCTGCGCCGGTCCCTGGGGCACTGGCGCGGCGCGCCGTTCGAGGCAGTCGGCTCCGACCTGCTCGTCACGGCCGACCGGCCGCGCCTGATGGAGCAGGCGCTGTGCGCCGTCGAACGGGGCGCCGACCTCGCGCTGGCCGGCCACGCCCCGGACCTCGGCGAGCTGGCCGCGGGCCTGCGCGAGCTCGTGGCGCTCCACCCGCTGCGCGAGGGCCTCTGGGTCCGACTCATGGCGGTGCTCGACCGCACCGGCCGCCGCGCCGACGCGCTCGCCGCCTACCAGGACCTGTACCGCGTCCTGCGCGACGAGCTCGGCACACCGCCGGGCGAGGAGGCCCGGGCCGCGCACCAGCGGCTCCTCGCGCGCCCCAGCGACAGCACGGCAGCAGACGGCGCGGCAGCCGACGACACCGCAGCCGACAGCACCGCACCCGACAACAGGACGCCCGACGGCAGCGCACCCAACACCACGGCCCCCGCCGGCACCACACCCCGTCCGCCCAGCATGCTCCCGCCCCCGGACGGCGCCTTCCGCGGCCGCGCCGAGGCCCTCTCGACGCTCGATGCTCTCCTGGCGGACGCGCCCCGGATCGCCGTCGTCGACGGGCCGGGCGGGATCGGCAAGACGACGACGGTGCTGCACTGGGCCCACCGCGTGCCGGACCGCTTCCCCGACGGGACGCTCTACGTGAACCTGCGGGGGTTCTTCCCGACCAACACGCCGCTGGCCCCCGCCGTCGCCGTCCGCCAGTTCCTCGACGCCCTCGGCGTCCCGCCCGGCCGCATCCCGGACGACGCCGACGCGCAGGCCGCCCTGTACCGCTCGGTGCTCGCCGACCGCCGGGTCCTGGTCGTGCTGGACAACGCGCGCGACGTCGAGCAGGTGCGGCCCCTCCTGCCCGGCGGACGGCACTGCGTGGTCGTGGTCACGAGCCGGAACCGGCTCGGCGGGCTGGTCGCCGTAGAGGGCGCGGCGCGGCTCGCCCTGGGGACGCTCCCGCCGACCGAGGCCGAGGACGTGCTGGCCGCCCGGCTGGGTAGCGGACAGGTGGGCGCCGCCCGTCTCGCCACGGAGCCCGCGGCCGCCCGCGAGCTGCTGGCCCTGTGCGGCGGGCTCCCCCTGGCCCACGTGATCGTCGCCGAGCGCGCGGCCGGGCGGCCCGGGGCCCCGCTCGCCGCCCTTGTCGCCGAGCTGCACCGGCACGACTCCCGTATCGCCGCCCTGTCCGCCGACGGCGACCGGGCCGCCCGCTCCGTCTTCTCCTGGTCGTACCGCGCGCTCGGCCAGGACGCCGCCGCCGTGTTCCGCCTGCTCGGCCTGCACCCCGGGCCGTACCTCACGGTCCCGAGCGTGGCGGCCCTCGCGGCGATCCCGGAGCAGCGCGCCCGTGCCGCCGTCGGCGAGCTGGAGCGGGCGAGCCTGCTCATCGAGCTCGCGCCGGGCCAGTTCACCATGCACGAGCTGCTGATGGACTACGCGAACGAGCTGGTCTCGGCCGACCCGCCCGAGGAGTCCGGCCCGGCGGTCGTCCGCATGCTCGACCACTACCTGGGCACGGCCCGCGCAGCCGAGGCAAGGGCCGAGGCAGGCGCCGGAACAGGGTCCGGGCTGTCCGACGACGAGGCGCCCGTCCTCGTCGGCATGGTCCGGCGGGCCGCCGCGACCGGGAACCACGAGCACACCTGGCGCATCGCGCGCTGCCTGCGCGCACACCTGTGGGAGCGCCGTCAGGTGACGACGCTCCTGGAGACCGAGAGCCTCGCGCTCTCCGCACTGGAGACGCTCGGCCGCGTGCCGGAGCAGGCGGGGTCCCGCCGCTGGATCGCCCGCGCGCTCGGGCAGCCCGACGACGCCGACGACGACGCCTACGACACCGCGGCCGGCACGCGCTGA